The following are from one region of the Synechococcus sp. CBW1108 genome:
- a CDS encoding class I SAM-dependent methyltransferase has translation MSSIYSSGEYFNKNPGWHQDHSQWKSSLVQRVLKNNCILPSRILEVGCGAGGILEDLYLSIQPQPFCLGYDVSPQAYSLAAKRQVTGLEFRLGSPDQDTSSFDVVLAMDVLEHVEDYLGFIRMLKSLGSWKIFHIPLDLSMISMYRPSYLQQAREGVGHIHYFTRETALASLEHAGLVVKDWFFTSVHLELGGNGQKRLQMLRKFLFFRNPDLCSRLLGDLSILVLAE, from the coding sequence ATGTCTAGTATTTATTCTTCTGGAGAATACTTCAATAAAAATCCAGGCTGGCATCAAGATCACTCACAATGGAAGTCTTCTCTTGTACAACGGGTACTTAAAAATAATTGTATTTTGCCAAGCAGAATATTAGAGGTGGGCTGTGGTGCTGGAGGTATACTAGAGGATTTATACCTCTCAATTCAGCCTCAGCCTTTCTGTTTGGGGTATGATGTCTCACCACAAGCGTATTCATTGGCAGCTAAACGCCAAGTCACCGGATTGGAGTTCCGACTCGGATCTCCCGATCAAGATACATCATCATTTGATGTTGTCCTAGCAATGGACGTATTAGAGCATGTGGAGGATTACCTTGGATTTATTCGAATGTTGAAGTCACTCGGTTCTTGGAAAATATTTCATATTCCCTTGGATCTGAGCATGATTAGTATGTATAGACCATCCTATTTGCAGCAAGCTCGTGAAGGTGTTGGACATATCCATTATTTTACCCGTGAGACAGCACTTGCATCCTTGGAGCATGCTGGCTTAGTTGTTAAAGACTGGTTCTTTACATCTGTCCATTTAGAACTTGGTGGTAACGGGCAGAAAAGATTGCAAATGCTGCGAAAGTTTCTCTTCTTTCGTAACCCAGATTTATGTTCCCGGCTTTTAGGTGATCTTTCAATTCTCGTATTGGCAGAGTGA
- a CDS encoding glycosyltransferase, translating into MNLSIISDSDQAGSSGVGDYALLLAESLKARNINVFFHKLGPSYSNSHSDFAERLRQAKPDWVSLHFVPYAYAHRGFVGKRTLPWRDLRGRLGTHILFHEIWIGAHRGAPWRQRATGLIQRLGIQQAMQELRPDVVHCTNPLYSAMLNRAGIANKILPLFGAIPIINNGHDPYSRLFTSLVAGSKKSEWVVAAMFGSIYPSQNLLRALSWLNDRCCSQAKRLLLVSLGNSPTASSTFEALAAGFSERRTPFFHTTGKLDTSTLSSWILGADCGFSTTPFNIIEKSSSAIAFVEHGIPVIVMDPGSAIADLPFQQLDLAPEFWLFGDKRLEELDLLPPRREPFPRRDFVVDKLLNDLKIYGH; encoded by the coding sequence GTGAATCTTTCAATTATTTCTGATTCTGATCAAGCTGGTTCAAGCGGCGTAGGCGACTATGCTTTGCTTCTTGCAGAATCACTTAAAGCTAGAAATATAAATGTATTTTTTCACAAGTTGGGGCCTTCCTATTCCAACTCCCATTCTGACTTTGCTGAACGTTTGCGACAAGCCAAACCTGATTGGGTGAGTTTGCACTTTGTACCTTATGCATATGCCCATCGCGGGTTTGTAGGTAAGCGGACTCTCCCATGGAGGGATCTTCGCGGCCGTTTAGGTACCCACATTCTTTTCCACGAAATCTGGATAGGAGCACATAGAGGCGCGCCATGGAGACAGCGGGCTACCGGTCTGATTCAGCGGCTCGGTATTCAGCAGGCAATGCAAGAATTGCGACCAGATGTTGTTCATTGTACAAATCCCTTGTATTCAGCTATGCTGAACAGAGCAGGTATAGCCAACAAGATTCTGCCGTTGTTTGGAGCTATTCCTATTATTAATAATGGCCATGATCCGTACTCTAGGCTATTTACAAGCCTTGTTGCGGGAAGTAAAAAATCTGAATGGGTCGTTGCAGCAATGTTTGGATCTATCTATCCATCACAAAATCTGCTAAGAGCCTTGAGTTGGCTTAATGACAGATGTTGTTCTCAAGCTAAGCGCCTATTATTGGTAAGCTTGGGTAATTCCCCTACTGCATCATCCACCTTTGAAGCATTAGCTGCAGGTTTTTCAGAGCGACGTACACCCTTTTTTCATACGACTGGCAAACTTGACACTTCAACCCTTTCTTCCTGGATCCTTGGTGCGGACTGTGGCTTTTCAACCACTCCCTTCAACATCATCGAAAAGAGTAGCTCTGCGATAGCATTTGTCGAACATGGTATTCCTGTGATCGTCATGGATCCCGGCTCCGCTATAGCGGATTTACCATTCCAGCAACTTGACCTTGCGCCGGAGTTCTGGCTATTTGGCGATAAACGCTTAGAAGAACTAGATCTTCTGCCGCCCCGCCGAGAGCCGTTTCCTCGTCGCGATTTTGTTGTAGATAAACTTTTAAATGATTTGAAAATTTATGGGCACTGA